The Loxodonta africana isolate mLoxAfr1 chromosome 12, mLoxAfr1.hap2, whole genome shotgun sequence genome segment gttgccgtcaagtcaattccaactcatagtgaccctattagacagtagaaccgctccatagggtttccaaggagtggctggtggattctaattgccccccttttggttagcagctgagcttttaaccactgtaccatcagggctccctgaaGTACAATAACTGCACTGATTTCTGTAAAGTTATGCAACtgacagagcagagcagaaccACCGTTGAGGCCAATTTTCTCATCACCCCTTTGTGAACATTTCTATTATGCCCATTTCTCAGAAAAGGACGCAGAGGCCCAGTGAAGTTAAATCGCTTGCCCAGAGTCACAGACCTGATGCCAGGGCTTGAACACAGAACCTCCGACAACAAGTGCACTTTATACCACACCTGTAGCATCACAGGAGAGGACCTCATCTCACCAGGTCAGCAAGCGCAGACACACCAGGAGGGATACTCACTCAGCAAGTAGCTCTTTCCATCCGGGGCTTTCTTGGGCAGGAAGGAGGATAAGAGGTTCTCAAAGTAGCAGGGCAGCCGCACGCTGGTCATAGGGACACCAATGTGCCGGAAGTATTCCTCTACCTCGCCTTTGCCATCGAAGTGGCCGGCGGCCAGTTTCCCACCTGTCAGCTTCTTGATATTCTCCAGGCCACTGTAGACCACGTAGTGAAGGCCCAGGCGCTTGGCCAGATCAGCCAGCAGCTTTCCCTGGTGGGCAGAAAAGGAGAAATTATGAGGCTGAGAGGAAGGGTGCAAGTCCCGCAGTCACAGCCCAATTCTCCAAACCCAGAGTTGCCCCTTTCGGCGATGCCAAGAGCCAGACACCACTAGCCCCTCCGATGATGCCCGCACACAGTACCACCCTCTAACACCACAGAATCCTAGAGTCCCTTCTCTAGGTCATTTGGCTTGTTCTACTTTCCACTGTGCTCAACTGCAACCCATCCTTGTGCAATATGTGAGGGTGGACAGGTCAGCTGACTGGGCATGGAAGCTCCCCATCTCTGCCTGGCCTGAGAGACTGTCCTTCCATGGTGCCAAGCTATCTTTCTTGGAGAGTCCCAGGAGGTTGGCTGTGGAGGTGCTATCACTCAGTGATTAAACATACCAGTACGATGTAGTGGCTATGTGATCCAGGTTCTCATTTAACCACTCTGAATTCATTGGTTAAATGGGGACACTGCCACCTGCCATGTAAGGCTGTATAATGGATTGAGTGGGGGCCTGCAAAAAAGACAGGTCCATGTTCTAACtttcagaacctgtgaatgtggcaTTTGGAAAaagattttgcagatgtaataAAGGCTCTTGGGATGAGACCATCCTGGATTACTCGAGTGGACCCAAAGATCCCATGACGAGTATCCTTATAAGAGACAGAAGACACAGAGGAGAAAACCATGAAAGATGGAGGGAGAGATTGGAGTTCTGAAGCCACAGAAGCTGGAAGAGCCAAGGAAgcattctcccctagagcctctggagggagcaTAGCCCTGTTAACACTGTGATTTCAGACTTCTTCCCTCCGGCACTGTGAGGGAACAAAGtgctattgttttaagccaccaagggagtcctggtggcgcaatagttaagagctcggctgctaaccaaaaggttggcagttcgaatctaccagccacaacttggaaaccctatggggaagttctactctgccctttggggttactatgagtcagaatcgacttgaaggcagtgggttttaagtCACCAAGTATGTGGCTCTTTGTTAAGGCAGCCACAGGAAACATACAGTTGTCAGGACAGTGAAACTAGCTCCACTACAACCAGAGAAGCTGTCTCTGTCTGCTTTATGTAATGGGCTTCCATTACCCTCGAAGAAAGGTTCAAAGCTAAAAAGGTTTGGAAACCATGGTCCCGTCCAATGTCCCTTTAATTTAGAGGAGGAAAACAAGGACCAGAGAAAGGAAGCTACATGTCCAAAGCCACAGAAAGAATTTTGGAAGAGGCAGGACTTAAGGCTCATAATTCTCAGTCTAGTGGTTTTTTTCTCTAAGATAGCTCGTGAatggtatcttaaaaaaaaaaaaaaaagccattggatAAGAAAGCAGCAGCCTCCCCACCCTCACCAGACTAGGACGGCTTCTTGGAAAAGGGAAAGGGTACAGTAGTCAGCTCTTGCTGGCAAGTTGGAGCTGCCTTCCTGAGACCAGCTAGAGACCTGAGAAGTCCTTCTAAGATGCCCTGCTCCTAGCCCTGTCCTCCCAACAGCCTTCTGCCTGCCCTCACCTGCTTGACCTCCTGTTCCTGGCTGAGGTTCTCCCAGTAGTTAGTCACGATGAAGGTGGCATAAGCCCCAGTCAGGGCCAGCTCCATGCTGGTCTTGTCGTCCTGGTCTCCCTGTACCACTTCTGCACCTTGCAGTCTCAGTGCCTTCGCAGCCTGCTGCCCAGGGTCCCGGGTCACCACTCGAACCCTGAATGTCCCATCTTCCAGGAGTGTCTGGGCCACTGAGCCCCCCTGGGCACCTGTGAAGAGTCAGAAGGACCACCAGGGTCAAAGCTACCTAAGAAGCCCCCAAGGGGAAAGCCCCCAAAGGGAATGTTCTACTACAGCAAGAAACACCCAAGAGACTTTTTCATATACAATTCTCCTTAAACCCTCACTTAAACACCTTTTAAAAATAACAgctttgagatataattcatttaccatgcaattcacccatttaaagtatacaattttgtgatttttactatattcacagagctgtgcaatcaccacaatcaatctagaacattttcatcaccccaaaaaagaAATTCAGTACCCATTACCAGTCTCTCCTCATTTCCCCCTCCCCACAGtccttggcaaccactaatctacttcctgtctctctAGATTTGCTTGTTCTAGACATTTCATTTCAGAAAACAGAATCATAATACATGACCTTTTgagactggcttttttcacttagcataatgttttcaagtttcacccatgttgtggcatgcgtCTTAtaccttaaaaatttttttaatggaatattactcagccataaaaaggaatgaagcattGATAATGCCACAACATGAATAAACCTTAaaaacataatgctaagtgaaacaaaccagacagaaaaggccacgtaTTGTATGATTCCTATTATGTGGATTGTTCAGGATAGGCAAATCTAACAAATGTGATCCACAGAGACAGGAAACAGATTAGCAGTTGCTAAGAACtggtggtggggagggaaagGGAATGGAGAGTGATTGCTCATGGGTACAGGGCTTTTTACCAGGGGGATGTaatgttctaaaactgattgtgctgatggttgcacagctctgAATACACTAAAAGTTCTGTGAATTGTATGGTTTAAacgggtgaattgtatggtatgtgaattatatctcaataaggctgttttatatatatatatatgaaggatccctggtggtccagtgggtaagaactcgactgctaaccaaaatgtcggcagtttgaatccaccaggccctccttggaaaccctatgccacagttctactctgtcctatagggttctatgagtcggaaaccaACTCCACAACAATGGAGTtggtttccgactcatagacacatatatatatatgtatgaaagaAAAACAAGTGGGGGCAAAATAATACACTGCCACTTGAaaaaactcctttttttttttagtctgtctGGTAGGACACTAGAGAAACTCGGTCAACAGTGATGGATGGTGGAGGGGAGGGGTGCAGGCAGAGGCGGGAAAATTTAATTTTCCTGTCATGTGCAAATACTACCTATTCAAAGAAGTTAACGTCATTAATCTTTAAAAAGGAATCTGCTCTCAGGTCGAGCCCCCACCGCCCTACCTCGGGTGTGGGGTCACTGCCATCTCACCCCTCTGGGCAACTCCGGGGAGAACAAACCCCAGGAGAGCGGTCTCCCGCGCTCAGGGGGCGCCGTGGCTCCGCCGGGCCGCAAGATTCGGACGGCCAGGCCGGAGGGCGAGCGGCTCCTTGCTCTCGGGGACCCGGTTTCGGCCCCTGGACTAGGACTTTGGGGTCTCGCTTACCTGTGGCTCCGAAAACCACCACCAGTTTCTTGTCCTCCATCGGGGAGCAAGCGGAGGAAGGCGGTCCCGGTGGGTCTGGGGGTCGTGGAAGGTGCGGAGTTGCGGATGGGGCGAGGGATTTCTGTCCGGCCCGACTCTGCATCCCGTGCGCGCACCCAGTGGGTGCCAGGGAAGTGGCTGGGCCCAGAGCAGGGAGAGCCTGCCCGAATATCTCAGGCCCCGCGGCCCCCGGCCGTCCACCCCTTCTTCCCCGGCCGCCCCGCAAACCCCGGGCCCGCCGCCTCCTCCTGCCCTGGTCCCACAGGCCGAAGTCACCTCCTTGCCGCGACACCCGCGGAAAAGTCTCCTGGGAATAGAGGACCACTACTTTTGGCTGCAAAAACCAtttgcggggggtgggggtggaatcCCGCGCAAGGCGCGGGCCCCCACCCGCGGCTCCTACCCCTCACTGGCAGAGCCACCCCCTCCTGGACGCAGAGTATAAAAGGACCCCTGGCCGCCCTACTTCCGACTTCCCTTTGCCCAGCGCCTCAGCCCGCGGAGCAGACCTGCTTCCCCCCGCTGGTATAGATGGTTCATCCCAGCTCCAGCAGCTGCGCAGCCGTTTGGGTTTTGCCTACGCGAGATTTGCGTAAATTGAATTCGTATAAACCGGGGCTGTCGCAGTACACCGGACAGATAGCACCTTAACAGAACTATGCGGGTGATAAGTGGACgaagcaaaaaattaaaaatttctgtttattttacaTGAGCATCTGAAAAGTTTCAGATATTGTGTGTCATCTGAAGATGATTAAATCTGTCTCGGGTGACTCTTAACTTCCTGAGGCTCTCTGGCAGTTCTGATAGTCTGACGCACGTTTGAGGTCGCTATTACTTGACCGGtctgttagttatctagtgctgccagaacaaaaataccacaagtggatggctttaacaaacaaatttattctcccagtttaggaggctaaaagtaaGAATTCAGGGTGTAACCAAaggagggttcttgtcctgtccgccggttgaaataagacggacaccacaccaccagttgtAAGGGAAACAAAAGTGGAAATTCATTGTCtgcgcagacaaggagcaacaTGGTGTGTTGGGaccataaggccacgtgctcgcTGTCTGAGGGGGTTGAGGAGCTCTTTACTTCCAATGGcgtctgggggttgggtttgttGCCCGGAACTCTGCGCCCTCAGCCCTCCCATATCCATATTTGTAGGTCCCGATCTTGAAGCACGTCggtgatgttcaggtccaaggacagactgAGGACACGCGCTACAGGTCCTGCGCATGCGCCAAAATCTTGCGtaggattctggcaccaaattcaaattGTAGTTATGGCCGCAGAGAGGTTGGGGGACGGGGGGACGGAGAACCTCGGCAAAGAGGCTGGGAGCGGGAGGAGTCTCGGCAGGGACTTCAAGGGCACcaactccaagggaaggctttctctctgcttaGGTTCTGGGGaacggtccttgtcatcattcttctcttggtctaggagactctcagcgcaggaacctgtagtccaaagaatgcactccactcctacttttccttcttggtggtatgaagtgcCTCTGCCCActctgctcacatctctcttTCCTATCataaaagacattgactcaagatgcaacctagtcttgtagattgtgtcctgcgttattaacataactgcctctaatcctgcctcattaacatcattaaaaaaaaaaaaaacttgtcttctagtccgttctgactcatagttaccctgttggacagagtcgagctgccccatagggtttccaatgagcagctggtagattcaaactgcttagcagccaagctcttaaccactgaaccaccgaggctccatcattaacatcatagaggttaggatttacaacacatgagaaaattacatcagatcacaaaatggaggacaaccacacaatactgggaatcatggctagctaagttgacacacatttttggaggacacaattcaatccataacaaatgggTTTGAATTCTTCTTAAGAGAAAAATGGAATTTCTTTGCCTTAAACTCCAAAATGATCCTGACATCCTCTTCCAAAAACTGATTGCTGACTGGATACAAgcattcattttttctttctttcattcattaGTTCCAAAACATGTATAGACCCTCACAGAAATGTCAGCCACTTTAGAACAGACATTCTGTCCCTATTCACTGCTGAACCCTCAGGACCTAAAACAGTATCTGGTACATagaaggtgctcagtaaatatttgctccTTGACTGTCTAAGGGATTACCAGGCACTGGAGTTAAACCCCAACCTCCACTACagaccattctaatcagggccacaattgATGGACttggtagaatgggagaaaaatgtggaacagaacctcaaaatcctaaaaaaaaaaaaaaacaggcctactggactggttgagactgtaggactccctgagacttgtcctgagatactcttcaaactaaGGCAGAGATCCCCAGGCCACTGCCTCAAGTAGCTTTGCTTCAGAATCCTGTTTCCTTTACTTGGCTTGTCCCGCACCCGCACCCAcacccgccccccgccccccacccagcTTTTCATTAGAATCCTTTTTCCTTTGCTTGGTCTGGTGATACATCAAACTATATGTAAACTCCATCATACTtaaatgttgctgatgtaacttgtatgaacttccaacttgtaaaccccttaaaagtaacttttcCCCTTGCCCTTgaggagcagtcttggcagcagcagctcctaCTGACtccttgcacaatgaaataaaagtaCCTTTTCTGCTGTCCCACCTCGGCctctcgtttattggccaatTCAGATTGCACTGAGCAGgacctggggtttccaccaggTAAtaaaaccttgaaccaaaactaacccctgaggtcaccttgtagctaaataacatattggcttaaaaaataatgaacatcacccgtaagtactgtgctcgtttttaaaatcacatatatgagaccaaatggtcaacaattattttaaaacaaagatgagaatgtaagggggcggggaaactagattaatgggaatggaacaatcagatggaaataatgagaacgttcaagcattgtgaagaatgtaaccaagatcacagaacaatttgtgtagaaattgttgaatgggcaTCTAAATTGCTGTGTCAACCTTcatcaaaacacaataaaatattatttaaaacaaaaaaaaagtgaaaccaaactaaaactgTCTGTTTGACTTTATAGTCCTGTGATAGAGAGAACCTACAAGGTATTGTCTATTTTATTTACGTAAAATATCGATCTTCATTTATTATAAAATGCATGCACTGTATTATTTTAATAAGCATGCATTTATGTTtacttatatttatatttataaatgaagGTAACATTTATTTGTCTTTATCTTGCGTATATCCCTTGTACCTGTACCTGttacagtcaattccaactcatagcaaccctataaggcagagtagaactaccccatagagtttccaaggagtgcctagtgaattcgaactgccagccttttggttagctcttacccactgccccaccaggttttccttatcCCTTGTAGTCTCCTCCATACCATAGTATGTCATGCCTCTGTGCTTAGACCACCACCTAACTTCTACTCATTCTTCAGAATGCCGTATAAGCatctcctcctccaggaagccctccctgacccCTAGTCTGGGGCTGGTACCATGTCTTGTTTGTCTCTGTACTTCTACCTCCCAGTACATTGTCCAGCACATAGTAGGAATTCAGTAAATACCTAGTCAATGGTACTGAAGTACAAATCAATCTGATAAAAGATGAGGTTTTAAGACAGGGAATAGAGagccccccaaatctgcaaacaaagtaacaagaaatgggccagggtgcagaaacaaagccattccccagaacaatggggcagggtatcagaaaatagcccatAAACCTTAAAGtagtctttcagaagcagctggagaaaaccagccccagggacatgtgcagaacatccacctgtgaccactgtgtgaccttccaccaggggcagtgaaggGCTGCAGTGGCAGCCAGGAGACTGCGCAGGCGCGGCGCCCCATagtaagtcctgctacgaatcccagaggcctccagggcaGCAGCCACCTTGGAAAGTTGCTGCCCGCGCACTGTAGTTAACATAACCCTGGGTATGTCTgtgaataaacataaatcttttcccgcccaagaacttttaaaaaccccgGGCggatcttttgttctgtgagatggggaTATGGGTTGCTTAGGCCCGCCTGTCTTctacttgcaagcctcttcaataaagctttgctcctgtggaaaactCTACGTGCCTCACAGAGACGGAAGAGATcaggctggctgaattaaatgaGGGGTAcgtttcaaggccctgtgtggtgctcgaccagctataattaaatctaaacctaagtgcagactACCAGATAACTTCTATTGCTGGCACCCAAgaactacttgtgattaacaaactaggtgcttagacaagataaggggctacatttcaagcCCCTGTGttcttgaccagctataaattactgataattcCCCTcagttgtttttcaaggcctcactAGGTGCAGTGCATGCATGGTAAAGATCGGCGTGGgctatgaatgaccttccacgTAAGACAAACACGAACAAAGACCACTCGCTGGGGCTcgaaccaagatccagaggcatcatGCATGCAcgacatcccagaataagtcctgttcaaCATCCCAACAGCCTTTGTGACAGCCTCCATCTTGGTTCCAGCAACCTCGGTCaggaagtccatcttgaattctaactgcttgcgcatttgattttcataatccctccccttctcctggaaatctccactCATTTAATGAATAAAGGTAATGCCTTTTCCCCTCCTAAGAACTTTTATAAGTCCTAGGAAATCGTTTGTTcagtgagagactggaggctagtgtaggtggaaacccctctccctctctctccttcatgagccttttactttctttctgtccctaataaacttttttcatgtggaacctctgaggctctcctggtcattcttgctcagaagaaggtaagaacctaggcagggcttagtcctgagctgggaagccttgccctgtaacattacctgctcattcttgaccagagaggcaagaaccttattctggtaacagtTTTTCTTCAGCTGCATGGAGTTAAACCACAAAATCCAAAGTTCCCAGGCCTCTGTTTTAAGGAAATAAATCCAAGCAAGAAGGTCCCCAGCAGGACCAGCAACTAATTTGCGGGGCCCACTGCAAAATGGAAATGAAATGCCCTTGTTAAAAAATGATtgagaatttcaagatggcaacagCAAAGCATTAAACCAAGCTTAAAGTTCTTCTGAGCATGAGACCCAGTTTAATTGCCTAGGTTACATGCCCATGTTTAATTAAGAGTAAAATTCCAGGGCCGCGTCAGGACCAGAGCaaccccattgccttctggccttgCTGAACCTGAAGCTTAGAAATCAGGACAGGCAAAAAGTGGCTTACCCTTGGCTGCCAGCCAGTGGTGCTGGTGCCCAGAGACTTTCCAGAAGTGGGCTGGCAGCTTGACAGGCTGGGGCAAAGGTCTTGTCTTTTGAAGcctgatatggattgaattgtgttccccaaaatatgtgttgtaaatcctaacccctactttgattataatcccatttggggatgagttctttgttatgttaacaaaaCTAGATtattgtagggtgtgtcttgagtcaatctcttttcagatataaaagagattaaacaagtgaacaAGCAGAGATgtaggaagacagatgccaagccacattaAGATTGCCCAGGAGTAAAAGCTGAAAAGAGTCAGGgaacttctcccagagctgacagagacggAAGTtctcctagagccggcaccctgaatttgaacttctagtctcctaactgtgagaaaataaatttttgtttgttaaagccatccacttgtatttctgttgtagcagcactaggtaactaagacaaggccCCAAGCAGCCCACGACCCACAACCCAGAGACATGAGGGGAGAGATTAGCTACTGGCTGGTGCACCCTATCATGATTCAGCACTTTCTGTGTAACTttgtatctgacaaaggacttcaGTGGCATACACTCATGATAACAGTGGGAGCCCTTGACTGGGGTTGTGCGAGTGGCAGGCATAAGCTAAGCcccacattatctcatttgaacTCTCACAGCAACTGCTCCTTCAATCACTGCCATTCAGCTTAATTCAATTTTATGTGGCCAGAGTAGGGAAAAGAGGGAAGTGCAGAATGTACttccttttcttaaaatttatttttttatagccaAGTAATACATAACGCATTTAtgcattctcattaaaaaatttaagtaAAAGTGGACTTTGACCTCTCTGTCATTTTAGTGTGTAAACGTTCTGGGGTTTTTGGATGTATTTATATACCTACACATGAACATGTAGAAATATATAATAATTTCATAGactcaaaagagagagagagagatcaaccTGTTTTACTGTGCTAGTGCTGCcccgagtgggtggctttaaagaacagaaatttattttctcacagttttggaggctagaagcctaaatCAGAACATTGGATTTAGGGGAGGgtctcgatggcactagtttttttttttttttttttgttccttcctTGTGGATAatcccaggcatttcttggctgCTTGTAAATGTGTCTGTCTTCCCTttctgtgtatctctgtgtctcctctgctttttataagacaccactcagaagggatctggtatgacctcattaaaaacaaaagaaagcctctatttctaaacaggatcatGTTTCAAGTATAGGGGTTAGTGTGGAAGATGTTTcttttggggaggacacaattcaatccatatcaatACTGAGTGTATTTTCCAAAAAAATTTATTGAAAACTTGTAAGTACAGTATAGAGAAAAGTGGAAAGAGCTGTGCAGCGAGCACCTGTATACCTACCacttacatttttttaatttttaaaattttgctataTTTGTTTTATCGGATATCTTTTTCCATCTAACCATCTATCAACCATCTAATCTTTTGATGCATTTCCAAGTAAGTTGCAGGCGCTAGTACTCTTTGCCCTTAAAAACTTTATCATTCACATCATT includes the following:
- the NMRAL1 gene encoding nmrA-like family domain-containing protein 1 isoform X2, with protein sequence MVNELYLKAVIFKRCLSEGLRRIVYEKVSWVFLAVVEHSLWGLSPWGLQGKLLADLAKRLGLHYVVYSGLENIKKLTGGKLAAGHFDGKGEVEEYFRHIGVPMTSVRLPCYFENLLSSFLPKKAPDGKSYLLSLPIGDIPMDGMAVADLGPVVLSLLKVPEEYIGQNLGLSTCRHTAGEYAALLSKHTGHAIRDAKATPEEYEKLGFPGAQDLANMFRFYAMKPDRNIELTLRLNPKARTLDQWLEQHKRDFAQL
- the NMRAL1 gene encoding nmrA-like family domain-containing protein 1 isoform X1 — its product is MQSRAGQKSLAPSATPHLPRPPDPPGPPSSACSPMEDKKLVVVFGATGAQGGSVAQTLLEDGTFRVRVVTRDPGQQAAKALRLQGAEVVQGDQDDKTSMELALTGAYATFIVTNYWENLSQEQEVKQGKLLADLAKRLGLHYVVYSGLENIKKLTGGKLAAGHFDGKGEVEEYFRHIGVPMTSVRLPCYFENLLSSFLPKKAPDGKSYLLSLPIGDIPMDGMAVADLGPVVLSLLKVPEEYIGQNLGLSTCRHTAGEYAALLSKHTGHAIRDAKATPEEYEKLGFPGAQDLANMFRFYAMKPDRNIELTLRLNPKARTLDQWLEQHKRDFAQL